A section of the Triticum dicoccoides isolate Atlit2015 ecotype Zavitan chromosome 7A, WEW_v2.0, whole genome shotgun sequence genome encodes:
- the LOC119333279 gene encoding uncharacterized protein LOC119333279 — protein MNNKEGYVNNGIEEENLQSNDNGISRSPLLLGKTKRIQCNGPVEACSSMQHDIPKDTNLSRSHEKVGDHDVNQLQILQNSSSPQDLVIDSVLEVMETRNITGESVSRPNQQRTRTEHPHRSKRRCSSSIKVASKVVLKTSTYPNKRNVAYGTIRSTDPRTKAGGIELGAEFALVRIDEPILDNEELVREVSDCKTIGEAFTSGYLIDWPSAFIREKDG, from the exons ATGAAtaacaaagaaggctatgtcaataaTGGCATAGAAGAG GAAAACCTCCAATCAAATGATAATGGTATTTCTCGCTCACCACTACTGCTTGGTAAAACAAAG AGAATCCAGTGCAATGGACCCGTTGAGGCATGCTCGTCTATGCAACATGACATTCCTAAGGATACTAATTTATCACGTTCGCATGAAAAG GTTGGCGACCATGATGTCAACCAATTACAAATTCTACAAAATTCATCATCACCACAAGACCTTGTTATTGATTCTGTGCTAGAG gtgatggaaacgaggaatATTACGGGTGAATCTGTTTCAAGACCAAACCAACAAAGGACTAGAACTGAACACCCACACCGCTCAAAAAGAAGGTGTTCTTCTTCCATCAAG gtTGCTTCCAAAGTAGTCTTAAAGACTTCAACATATCCCAACAAGCGGAATGTTGCGTATGGTACTATTCGGAGTACTGATCCAAGAACAAAGGCTGGTGGTATTGAGTTAGGTGCTGAATTTGCTCTTGTGCGCATAGACGAACCTATTCTTGATAATGAGGAGTTGGTAAGGGAAGTTTCTGATTGCAAGACAATTGGCGAGGCTTTCACTTCAGGATACTTAATTGACTGGCCTTCAGCTTTT ATTCGAGAGAAGGATGGTTGA
- the LOC119333565 gene encoding uncharacterized protein LOC119333565, whose amino-acid sequence MMRRDVSYYDLILMIEEVGFQAIDFLYYAKKYRLGSSYLVHIYDEGLVMKMLSDPEIVKAVHLYVSKEKADDHIAPPSKQIDVAPSNHPNESVLLQDGGVSAEGAGQLTMQGPQRPPRRSKRLNVIQVTDQRDDEDGDCNNGEQFPQGHESQALVDEEGQVHNQDKEVRKRKRTSLPIVWNMPKGQRIVVKCNEDSQPIGDEGAILGKFLGTIARNGGFCPLNINNWRHVKNNSGEETILQYVQVLHN is encoded by the exons ATGATGAGACGTGATGTCTCGTATTACGACTTAATCTTGATGATCGAAGAAGTTGGCTTTCAGGCAATTGACTTTCTGTACTATGCGAAAAAATACCGTCTAGGCAGCTCCTACTTAGTTCACATTTATGATGAAGGTCTTGTGATGAAAATGTTGTCCGACCCTGAGATTGTGAAAGCTGTCCATCTGTATGTGTCTAAGGAGAAGGCTGACGATCATATTGCTCCGCCTAGCAAGCAAATTGATGTTGCTCCATCTAACCATCCAAATGAGAGTGTTCTCTTACAAGACGGTGGTGTCTCTGCTGAAGGGGCAGGGCAACTTACTATGCAAGGGCCGCAAA GACCACCACGTAGGTCAAAAAGGTTGAATGTGATTCAGGTTACGGACcaacgtgatgatgaagatggagacTGCAACAATGGTGAGCAATTCCCACAAGGTCATGAATCACAAGCATTGGTCGATGAAGAGGGTCAAGTTCACAATCAAG ACAAGGAAGTACGCAAGCGCAAGAGAACAAGCTTGCCAATTGTCTGGAACATGCCAAAGGGGCAGAGAATAGTTGTGAAATGCAATGAAGATAGCCAGCCTATAGGAGATGAAGGTGCAATCTTGGGGAAGTTTCTGGGCACGATTGCTAGAAATGGAGGATTTTGCCCACTAAACATAAATAATTGGCGTCATGTCAAAAATAATAGTGGTGAGGAAACAATATTGCAGTACGTACAGGTACTTCACAATTaa